The proteins below come from a single Mytilus edulis chromosome 5, xbMytEdul2.2, whole genome shotgun sequence genomic window:
- the LOC139524839 gene encoding aurora kinase C-like, with translation MEAKRVLKEVNSNATDQRCATQMIKTPSQMSDLEPQGLSRERKKWSLDDFDIGKPLGKGKFGNVYLAREKSTKYIVALKVLFKSQLQKAGVEHQLRREIEIQAHLRHPNILRLFGYFHDKTRVYLILEYAPRGELYKELKRQNRFSESTCATYMTQLSNALKYCHNKKVIHRDIKPENLLVGLTGDVKIADFGWSVHAPSSRRTTLCGTLDYLPPEMIEGRHHDEKVDLWSLGILCYEFLVGNPPFEAETNTETYRRITKVDLHFPSYCTDGAKDCVRKLLQHDPFKRLSLEGILEHPWIAANAKKHPSTSGSSSTPPAPSKPDKS, from the exons ATGGAAGCCAAAAGAGTGCTAAAAGAAGTAAATAGTAATGCTACAGATCAAAGATGTGCCACACAAATGATTAAGACTCCAAGTCAAATGTCCGACCTTGAACCTCAGGGTTTGTCAAGAGAAAG GAAAAAGTGGTCACTAGATGATTTTGACATTGGTAAACCTCTTGGCAAAGGAAAGTTTGGAAATGTTTATTTGGCAAGAGAAAAATCAACAAAGTATATTGTTgctttaaaa GTGCTGTTTAAATCCCAGCTTCAAAAAGCAGGCGTAGAACATCAGTTACGACGAGAAATAGAAATACAAGCTCATTTgag ACATCCCAATATACTGCGATTGTTTGGTTATTTTCATGATAAAACACGTGTATACTTGATCTTGGAATATGCACCGAGAGGAGAATTGTACAAAGAATTGAAAAGACAAAACAGATTTTCAGAGAGTACCTGTGCTACA TATATGACTCAGCTGTCAAATGCCTTGAAGTATTGTCACAATAAGAAAGTTATACACAGAGACATAAAACCAGAGAATTTATTGGTTGGATTGACAGGAGATGTGAAAATAGCCGACTTTGGATGGTCAGTACATGCACCATCTTCAAG gaGAACAACACTATGTGGAACATTAGATTACTTACCACCTGAGATGATTGAAGGAAGACATCATGATGAAAAAGTAGATTTGTGGAGTTTAGGCattctgtgttatgaatttttgGTAGGAAACCCTCCATTTGAAGCCGAGACAAATACAGAGACTTACAGACGTATTACTAAAGTGGATTTACATTTTCCCTCATACTGTACAGATGGTGCTAAAGATTGTGTCAGAAAG CTTTTACAACATGACCCATTCAAAAGACTGTCTCTGGAGGGTATATTAGAACATCCCTGGATTGCTGCCAATGCCAAGAAACATCCATCTACCTCAGGGAGTTCATCAACACCTCCAGCTCCCAGCAAACCTGACAAATCTTGA